The proteins below come from a single Arthrobacter crystallopoietes genomic window:
- a CDS encoding C45 family autoproteolytic acyltransferase/hydolase translates to MGPWSRHNRITALAVVTTISAERASTLVAGKFPRIRVSGGPFERGHQYGSQAQGQVLAARAGYEQSFAQAGLRWSDAVVFSERYLEPVRDSFPWLMTEIEGIADGAGIPFEDIFAMNCRTEILWAAFTDRAGERARRYGSECSSFALTPARTSSGHTLVGQNWDWLLHGFESVVLLEVEREDHPNFVTIVEAGLLAKTTLNSAGLGIAVNTLVSSLDNGQKGVPFHVLIRALADCRTAFDAVETLSSHYRASSGNFVVGGPGGGILNIETAPGDARTVRPLMARSGALLHTNHFLEEIVGGHDLAGNAMADSFIRLQRMRELVAGRQEPSTIDSLDLALKDHVDFPGSICCHPDPRFAEAERWSTVMSVVMDLEDRTLHLAEGNPCEARREPLDFRPFLTNVLEGAPRV, encoded by the coding sequence ATGGGGCCTTGGTCTCGTCATAACAGAATTACCGCCCTAGCGGTTGTAACGACAATTTCGGCAGAAAGGGCCTCAACGTTGGTGGCAGGAAAATTTCCAAGAATTAGAGTTTCCGGGGGTCCCTTTGAAAGGGGACATCAATACGGGTCACAGGCGCAGGGGCAGGTGCTGGCGGCTCGGGCTGGCTATGAGCAGTCCTTCGCCCAGGCGGGGCTGCGATGGTCCGATGCCGTGGTATTTTCCGAACGCTATCTGGAGCCCGTCCGGGATTCTTTCCCGTGGCTGATGACTGAGATAGAAGGAATTGCCGACGGGGCAGGAATCCCTTTCGAGGATATCTTTGCCATGAATTGCCGCACCGAAATCCTCTGGGCAGCATTCACGGACCGCGCCGGCGAGAGAGCTCGGCGGTACGGAAGCGAATGCAGTTCATTCGCTCTCACTCCAGCGAGGACTTCGTCCGGCCATACTCTCGTGGGACAGAATTGGGACTGGCTGCTGCACGGCTTCGAAAGTGTGGTGCTGTTGGAGGTGGAGCGAGAAGACCACCCCAATTTCGTCACGATCGTTGAAGCGGGGCTGCTGGCCAAAACCACACTGAATTCCGCAGGCCTTGGTATAGCTGTCAACACCTTGGTCTCTTCCCTGGACAACGGGCAGAAAGGTGTGCCATTCCATGTTCTGATCCGCGCCCTAGCAGACTGTCGGACAGCTTTCGATGCCGTTGAAACTTTGTCCTCCCATTACCGGGCCTCATCAGGGAACTTCGTCGTCGGCGGCCCAGGCGGAGGGATTCTTAATATCGAAACGGCGCCAGGGGATGCCCGGACCGTCCGGCCGTTGATGGCCCGCAGCGGGGCACTGCTCCACACCAATCATTTCCTAGAAGAAATAGTCGGCGGCCACGACCTTGCTGGCAACGCGATGGCTGACAGCTTCATTCGCCTCCAGCGTATGCGCGAACTCGTAGCCGGGCGTCAGGAACCCTCCACCATCGACTCCCTCGACCTTGCTTTGAAGGACCACGTGGATTTTCCTGGCTCCATCTGCTGCCACCCAGACCCCCGGTTCGCCGAAGCCGAACGTTGGTCCACAGTCATGTCCGTTGTGATGGATCTTGAAGACCGGACCCTCCATCTGGCCGAGGGAAACCCCTGCGAAGCAAGGCGAGAGCCGTTGGACTTCCGCCCGTTCCTGACCAACGTCCTCGAGGGAGCACCCCGTGTCTGA
- a CDS encoding ATP-binding cassette domain-containing protein, whose protein sequence is MENLSEGRGPLPAVLKLSSLTVEFGATRALDSVSVGIAPGEIVGLLGHNGAGKSTLFNVVSGVFPATSGAFLIDGTEVSTRSTPMDMARRGVTVIHQEPALAPNLSILDNLFLGQSELFRRDRSGAARRALARVGADLDLDLIVGTLSLGERQLVDLARGMLRGEIKILLLDEPTAALGRAETVALHRLIRNLAADGVAVIYVSHRLPDILDVCQRILVLRSGRLEVDGPAGDFDGQLLAKALAPDAKTGTFVVARPSEHESIGCEEPAAGISCQAGEVVGLFGMAAGEQFTLLESMFGMHGRFGFRLDGRRVAVASPAHAIRHGVHLVPADRENDGLVSGASALDTVFLPWYRDAAHRGFWIGPKAGTQEYARARAVLNILGPDSEAPIDEFSGGNRQKHLISRWMFPRPPRVLLLAQPTQGVDVGAKADIAGAVRAMAAKGTSVLVASAESDEITLLCDRAYVMYGGRTAPVDRTSRFGGELLSTLLELSDRTSPKEEVA, encoded by the coding sequence ATGGAAAACCTGTCTGAAGGACGCGGTCCGCTGCCGGCGGTCCTGAAACTAAGCTCTCTGACGGTCGAGTTTGGAGCCACCAGGGCGCTCGATTCGGTCAGTGTTGGCATAGCGCCCGGCGAAATAGTAGGTCTGCTGGGACACAATGGGGCGGGCAAATCTACTTTGTTCAATGTTGTTTCCGGTGTTTTCCCTGCCACCTCTGGCGCTTTCCTGATCGACGGCACAGAGGTCAGCACCCGCTCTACTCCGATGGATATGGCTAGGCGCGGAGTCACGGTTATCCACCAGGAACCGGCCCTCGCCCCAAATTTGAGCATCCTCGACAATCTCTTCCTGGGACAATCCGAGCTATTCCGCAGGGACAGGTCAGGCGCGGCGCGTAGAGCCTTGGCCCGGGTCGGAGCGGACTTGGACTTGGACTTGATCGTGGGCACCCTGTCACTCGGCGAACGCCAATTGGTGGACCTGGCCCGCGGCATGCTTCGCGGTGAAATAAAGATCCTACTGCTTGATGAACCAACGGCCGCACTCGGCCGCGCGGAAACTGTCGCCCTGCACCGACTGATCCGGAATCTGGCAGCCGACGGGGTGGCTGTCATTTATGTGTCCCACCGCCTGCCAGACATCCTCGATGTATGCCAGCGGATTCTGGTCCTTCGGTCCGGCCGGTTGGAAGTCGACGGACCCGCCGGGGACTTCGACGGACAATTGCTCGCCAAGGCACTAGCACCGGATGCAAAGACCGGCACGTTTGTCGTTGCTCGCCCCTCGGAACACGAATCTATCGGGTGTGAGGAGCCTGCCGCCGGTATTTCTTGTCAAGCTGGAGAAGTAGTCGGACTTTTCGGCATGGCAGCCGGTGAGCAGTTTACGCTTCTTGAAAGTATGTTCGGAATGCACGGCAGGTTCGGTTTCAGGCTAGACGGCCGCCGGGTTGCTGTCGCCTCACCCGCCCACGCAATCCGGCATGGAGTCCACCTCGTGCCTGCGGACCGGGAGAACGATGGCTTGGTATCAGGAGCCTCGGCTCTTGACACCGTTTTCTTACCTTGGTACAGGGACGCCGCACATCGGGGATTCTGGATCGGTCCGAAGGCAGGCACGCAGGAATACGCCCGTGCGCGGGCTGTATTGAACATCTTAGGGCCGGACAGTGAGGCGCCCATTGATGAATTCAGCGGTGGAAACCGGCAGAAGCACCTCATTTCTCGGTGGATGTTTCCCCGCCCTCCGCGCGTCCTGCTCCTGGCTCAGCCGACGCAGGGGGTCGACGTGGGGGCCAAGGCCGATATTGCTGGGGCTGTGCGTGCCATGGCTGCAAAAGGGACGTCGGTCTTGGTTGCTTCGGCAGAATCCGATGAGATCACCCTGCTGTGCGACAGGGCCTACGTCATGTACGGAGGCCGAACCGCCCCTGTAGACCGTACCTCCCGTTTCGGGGGCGAATTGCTGTCAACACTTCTCGAACTGTCCGACCGGACGTCTCCTAAGGAAGAAGTCGCATAA
- a CDS encoding class II histone deacetylase, translated as MTTGWIWHEAFNWHNTGNGSGFFPPGGFIQPYESFDSPATKGRFAALVEVSGFDKQMRRLEATEVTDAEILRVHTPGYLLRLKELDATGGDAGENADFGPQGLRIARLAAGAVASAVRGVLAGEVSNAYALVRPAGHHAEPDRGRGYCILANTSIAAEIAREEFGIERIAIVDWDVHHGNGTQKVFWEDPNVLTVSLHQDQLYPVDSGFREENGGAGAEGSALNIPLPAGTGDGGYVRAVEQVVIPALQRFQPELIIVGSGMDAAVTDPLGRMMVTSEGFRRMSHLVIQAAAELADGNVVFAHEGGYSAHYVPFCGMAVLEELTGLKSAVDDPYHDFFQSYPQRLVEPWQEDAIRKAAVLAQFVPSYAVLQEASHTQNG; from the coding sequence ATGACGACCGGTTGGATTTGGCACGAGGCTTTCAATTGGCATAACACCGGCAACGGATCGGGGTTTTTTCCGCCCGGAGGATTCATTCAACCTTATGAATCCTTCGATTCCCCGGCAACCAAGGGCCGTTTTGCCGCACTAGTGGAGGTCAGTGGCTTCGATAAACAGATGCGGCGTCTAGAGGCAACCGAGGTCACTGATGCGGAAATCCTCCGAGTCCATACGCCGGGATATCTTCTGCGGCTAAAAGAACTGGATGCCACAGGCGGAGATGCGGGCGAAAACGCAGACTTCGGGCCGCAGGGTCTACGCATTGCCCGACTGGCAGCTGGCGCCGTGGCCAGTGCTGTGCGAGGAGTCCTAGCCGGCGAGGTCAGCAATGCGTATGCACTTGTGCGGCCCGCAGGACACCACGCAGAGCCGGATCGCGGACGGGGGTACTGCATTTTGGCCAACACGTCCATTGCGGCAGAAATCGCCCGGGAAGAATTCGGGATCGAGAGGATCGCAATCGTCGATTGGGATGTACACCATGGCAACGGTACTCAAAAGGTCTTCTGGGAGGACCCTAACGTGCTGACGGTGTCTCTTCACCAGGACCAACTCTACCCGGTGGACTCTGGATTCCGGGAGGAAAACGGCGGTGCAGGCGCTGAGGGAAGTGCCCTAAATATCCCGCTACCAGCCGGTACTGGAGACGGGGGCTATGTTCGGGCAGTGGAGCAGGTTGTTATACCCGCGCTCCAGCGGTTCCAGCCGGAGTTGATCATCGTGGGTAGCGGCATGGACGCGGCCGTCACTGACCCCTTGGGCCGCATGATGGTCACTAGTGAGGGCTTCCGCCGCATGTCGCATCTAGTCATCCAAGCCGCCGCTGAGTTGGCCGACGGCAATGTGGTATTTGCCCACGAAGGCGGCTATTCGGCGCACTACGTCCCGTTCTGTGGCATGGCCGTGCTAGAGGAACTAACCGGTCTGAAATCAGCTGTGGATGATCCCTACCATGACTTTTTCCAGAGCTATCCACAAAGATTAGTCGAACCCTGGCAGGAGGACGCCATCCGGAAGGCAGCGGTCCTTGCGCAGTTCGTCCCGAGTTATGCGGTTTTGCAGGAGGCAAGCCACACGCAGAATGGATAA
- a CDS encoding sugar ABC transporter substrate-binding protein — translation MKLRAIPFVAAAGLAASLVLSGCGSAGAEGADSGSKGAVAMSFAGLDIQIWVDELAYMKPAIEKAGYELLSDDPQWNIQNQVSSWESWIQRGDVKAIMGYPVQSDSMAAVTEQANAAGIPVVGYATEWDGITGALVIDNFQDGVALGEEAGKWIVDKYGSAEVPVGLFSYYETDLGRDRTEGIKKGLQNAGAHVKIADMPALTVEDGMENTRSQLSANPDTKVWLSTGDGQMIGAYRALMEHGVDAHDPDYLLGALDATDESLDLIKDPEGIWRLGYILPAKELAEKNVELLLGAAEGTLKGNINIASTRVTPENADQFYTESAK, via the coding sequence ATGAAACTACGCGCCATTCCCTTTGTCGCCGCAGCGGGGCTCGCGGCCTCCCTTGTGCTGTCGGGCTGCGGATCAGCCGGTGCCGAAGGAGCAGATTCTGGCTCCAAGGGAGCGGTAGCCATGAGTTTTGCTGGATTGGACATTCAGATATGGGTGGACGAACTGGCGTACATGAAACCGGCTATCGAAAAGGCAGGATATGAACTACTGAGTGATGATCCGCAGTGGAATATCCAGAACCAGGTGTCGAGTTGGGAGTCATGGATCCAACGAGGAGATGTGAAGGCAATTATGGGTTATCCCGTTCAGTCCGACTCCATGGCTGCCGTCACTGAGCAGGCAAACGCCGCGGGTATTCCGGTGGTCGGCTACGCAACTGAATGGGATGGAATCACGGGCGCATTGGTGATCGACAATTTTCAGGATGGTGTTGCACTTGGCGAAGAAGCGGGCAAATGGATTGTTGATAAATACGGCTCCGCCGAAGTCCCGGTCGGCCTCTTCAGCTATTACGAAACCGATCTTGGCCGGGACCGGACCGAAGGTATTAAGAAGGGCCTGCAGAATGCTGGAGCACACGTTAAGATTGCCGACATGCCGGCCCTGACAGTCGAGGACGGGATGGAGAATACGCGCAGCCAACTCAGCGCGAATCCGGATACGAAGGTGTGGCTTTCCACGGGCGACGGGCAAATGATCGGCGCCTATCGCGCGCTGATGGAACACGGTGTCGATGCCCACGATCCCGATTACTTGCTTGGCGCTTTGGACGCGACGGACGAGTCTCTCGACCTGATCAAGGATCCGGAGGGCATTTGGAGGCTGGGCTACATTCTGCCTGCCAAGGAGCTGGCCGAGAAGAATGTGGAACTGCTGCTGGGTGCGGCTGAAGGAACGCTCAAGGGTAATATCAACATCGCCTCGACCCGCGTAACGCCTGAGAACGCCGACCAGTTCTACACCGAATCGGCTAAGTAG
- a CDS encoding ABC transporter permease — protein sequence MKQSVGEFKTLMARNGIFMALVLLIIFFSLLNPRFLSMGNAMNVMLQIAELGIIALPLAMLLISGAVDLSVGSIASAAAVNAALTMSATDSIVLGIAVGLIFGAFAGMLNGFLVAYLGLNPIVVTLGFLSVWGGYAMLMTNGRTVTRSELPDGFRELGTAAIGPVPMRLVMLVAAIALAWYVLNRHRIGREVYAVGGSQRAAFLMGISVARIRFGLFAACGVSSALAGIMLAAKVQSASPAIGLNLEMSALTVVLLGGVAFAGGSGRIGGVIAGLLFFGVLRNGLVFLQASPFLQTIIVGLTLVVAVGLDESIQKIVKKSWENRGRAALAEQSRDDEDIKFQTGSAVRS from the coding sequence ATGAAACAATCCGTGGGGGAGTTTAAGACTCTCATGGCGCGCAACGGGATCTTTATGGCCCTTGTCCTGCTGATCATCTTTTTTTCGCTGCTAAACCCGAGGTTCCTGAGCATGGGCAATGCCATGAATGTCATGCTACAGATCGCGGAGCTCGGGATCATCGCCCTGCCCTTGGCCATGCTCTTGATTTCAGGAGCTGTAGATCTGTCCGTTGGCTCTATTGCCTCTGCAGCTGCAGTGAATGCGGCCCTGACCATGAGCGCGACCGACTCAATTGTCCTAGGCATAGCCGTCGGTCTCATATTCGGCGCATTTGCCGGAATGCTGAACGGATTCCTCGTAGCTTATTTAGGGCTCAATCCAATTGTGGTGACACTGGGTTTCCTTAGCGTCTGGGGCGGGTATGCGATGCTCATGACCAACGGGCGCACAGTGACTCGGAGCGAGCTGCCGGACGGGTTTAGGGAACTTGGGACGGCGGCCATAGGGCCGGTCCCGATGCGTTTGGTTATGCTTGTCGCTGCCATAGCCTTGGCTTGGTATGTCCTAAACCGGCATCGCATTGGTCGCGAGGTTTACGCGGTGGGCGGCAGCCAGCGTGCGGCTTTCCTGATGGGGATCAGCGTGGCTAGGATTCGTTTCGGCTTGTTCGCGGCCTGCGGTGTGTCGTCTGCTCTTGCCGGCATAATGTTGGCCGCGAAGGTTCAGTCGGCTAGCCCTGCTATCGGGCTCAATCTGGAAATGAGTGCGCTAACCGTAGTCTTGCTGGGTGGCGTAGCGTTCGCAGGCGGTAGCGGTCGCATCGGTGGCGTGATTGCCGGACTGTTGTTTTTTGGCGTGCTGCGTAATGGGTTGGTCTTCCTGCAGGCGTCCCCGTTCCTACAGACCATTATTGTGGGACTGACTTTGGTAGTGGCTGTAGGCCTGGACGAATCCATTCAGAAGATTGTCAAGAAGTCTTGGGAAAATCGAGGCCGTGCTGCTCTGGCCGAACAATCCCGAGATGATGAGGACATCAAGTTCCAGACTGGATCCGCCGTGCGGTCCTGA
- a CDS encoding SDR family NAD(P)-dependent oxidoreductase: protein MTGAAQGLGKSIASSLLGAGYRVVASDIAPSLPESLHAHNGTSLVHAVTDMAGLASARELVDLAMDSFGRCDAVVNNAGVGGPSIGFHTTTNEQIARVLEVNLLGAARLCREAIPHLRRSGQGRIINIGSLFADHPAPNGAAYSMSKAGLAALTRCIAVEEGMHGITANTIAPGYILTEMHEEEVAMQAQRQGIPFEEHLEQLRSTVPLQRHGTGRDVAGAVLWLLSGDAAYVSGQTIHVNGALVSS, encoded by the coding sequence GTGACCGGCGCCGCTCAGGGACTTGGCAAATCTATTGCCTCCTCTTTGCTCGGAGCCGGCTACCGGGTTGTCGCGAGCGATATCGCGCCTTCCCTACCCGAGTCCCTGCATGCCCACAACGGAACCAGTTTGGTCCATGCAGTCACCGACATGGCCGGCCTCGCATCCGCACGTGAATTGGTGGATCTGGCCATGGACAGCTTCGGTCGCTGCGACGCCGTGGTGAACAATGCCGGCGTAGGGGGGCCCAGCATCGGCTTTCATACAACTACGAATGAGCAAATAGCCCGTGTTCTGGAGGTGAACCTGTTGGGCGCCGCCCGGCTATGCCGTGAGGCCATCCCACACCTGCGCAGAAGCGGCCAAGGGCGCATCATCAACATCGGATCATTATTCGCTGACCATCCAGCACCTAATGGGGCAGCCTATTCCATGTCCAAGGCTGGCTTAGCTGCCCTGACTCGGTGCATCGCAGTCGAGGAAGGCATGCACGGGATTACCGCCAACACTATTGCGCCGGGCTACATCTTGACGGAAATGCATGAAGAGGAGGTGGCGATGCAGGCGCAGCGGCAGGGGATCCCGTTTGAGGAACATTTGGAGCAGTTGCGTTCCACCGTACCGCTCCAGCGGCACGGCACTGGACGCGACGTGGCAGGAGCCGTGTTGTGGCTGCTCTCGGGAGATGCAGCATATGTTTCCGGGCAGACGATTCATGTCAATGGGGCCTTGGTCTCGTCATAA
- a CDS encoding ABC transporter substrate-binding protein codes for MVISGWNKYMMSQSEFTADHHGHTTVLMGTAPAAELIQLARGFLLVNRTEAQFIFRTSGPWLAVRMERHRGRGDQQDHALVSTSYAVLPLGITKREIDVLTLVSLGLTNIEIAARLGTSPRTVSTQIERLLQKLDQRGRAGLAALAVDSNLLALPVPGGVDGVVPIAAVGLEKFARMLAGNPDRVSALAALPPMRRPILLGTLASLSGNATDDGEEHVRGSALAVEEINANGGIAGRPLEHIVADADLFSPTDVRGAMQRLIDARVDAITTNYISAENPFILDMAADYGHPFLHLDTFEQHVELVRDQPERYWMIYQTCPSEKYYAMAFRRFLQELEDSRRYTPVNRRVAIVEMDSPSTRITGNGFESALSSVGWSICSKVSAPFRQTDWRRIARKISASNPDVVLVAHFIPDEIALFHRLLKEHDFTGLVHYVYGASIPRFKELLGPLADGAVWSSVTSRTDSASATKFHRDYLLRYGIEPGPSQASAAYDQVQLLAWSWARNGSTIPSGTCKVLREETYRGLNGIYYFGSGGQSPLSYPDGTADPTLGQVLITSQIQNGRSVVISPPLFGAMNRLQAPTR; via the coding sequence ATGGTCATAAGCGGATGGAACAAGTACATGATGTCCCAGTCGGAGTTCACAGCAGACCACCACGGACACACAACTGTCCTCATGGGCACGGCACCGGCTGCCGAACTCATCCAGCTTGCCCGGGGCTTTCTCCTAGTCAACCGCACGGAAGCACAGTTTATTTTCCGCACTAGTGGACCTTGGCTCGCGGTGCGCATGGAGCGCCACCGCGGCCGGGGAGACCAACAGGACCATGCCCTAGTGAGCACAAGTTACGCAGTACTTCCACTGGGGATCACTAAACGTGAGATCGATGTTTTAACTCTCGTGTCCTTAGGACTGACAAACATCGAAATCGCTGCGCGGCTGGGAACCAGCCCGCGAACAGTGTCCACACAAATTGAGCGGCTACTCCAGAAACTGGACCAGCGCGGTCGAGCAGGATTAGCAGCCTTGGCAGTGGACAGCAATCTGCTTGCACTGCCCGTGCCGGGCGGGGTCGACGGGGTTGTCCCGATCGCAGCCGTGGGACTTGAGAAATTTGCCCGCATGCTCGCCGGCAATCCTGACCGGGTCAGTGCGCTTGCAGCACTGCCGCCTATGCGCCGTCCTATCCTGCTAGGAACGTTGGCTTCATTGTCGGGCAATGCCACGGACGACGGCGAGGAGCACGTTCGCGGTTCCGCTCTTGCAGTCGAGGAAATTAATGCCAACGGTGGCATCGCGGGACGGCCTCTGGAGCATATCGTTGCCGACGCGGATCTATTTAGCCCAACCGATGTGCGAGGGGCCATGCAACGGCTGATCGATGCGAGGGTGGATGCCATCACAACAAACTACATCAGCGCGGAAAACCCGTTCATCCTTGACATGGCGGCCGACTATGGGCACCCATTTCTGCATCTAGACACCTTCGAGCAGCATGTTGAATTGGTGCGAGACCAGCCCGAACGGTACTGGATGATCTACCAGACGTGTCCGTCAGAAAAGTACTATGCAATGGCTTTTCGACGTTTTCTGCAGGAACTGGAAGATAGCCGAAGGTACACGCCTGTCAACCGCAGGGTAGCGATCGTGGAAATGGACTCTCCGAGTACCCGCATCACGGGGAATGGATTCGAAAGCGCTCTGTCCTCGGTGGGCTGGAGCATCTGTTCTAAGGTATCAGCCCCATTTCGGCAGACTGATTGGCGGAGAATTGCGCGGAAGATCTCCGCATCCAACCCTGATGTGGTGTTGGTTGCCCACTTTATTCCGGACGAGATCGCGCTGTTCCACCGGCTGCTGAAGGAACACGATTTCACAGGTCTAGTGCATTACGTTTACGGCGCTTCGATCCCCAGGTTCAAGGAGCTACTGGGCCCCCTAGCTGATGGAGCAGTTTGGAGCTCAGTGACCAGTCGGACTGACTCTGCGTCTGCCACAAAATTTCATCGCGACTACCTTCTGCGGTACGGCATCGAACCCGGACCATCTCAGGCCAGCGCCGCCTACGACCAAGTGCAACTATTGGCTTGGAGCTGGGCACGCAACGGCAGCACCATACCGTCTGGTACCTGCAAGGTTTTGCGTGAAGAAACCTATCGGGGCCTGAACGGAATTTACTATTTCGGCAGCGGCGGACAATCGCCGCTTAGCTACCCCGACGGAACCGCCGATCCAACCTTGGGGCAGGTCCTGATAACCTCGCAGATCCAGAACGGCCGCTCCGTAGTAATCAGCCCGCCCCTCTTTGGAGCCATGAACCGATTACAGGCACCAACGCGTTGA
- a CDS encoding polysaccharide deacetylase family protein, producing MSFDFDAEEVWVGENPENACRPGVLSQGAYGPKVAMPLILDLLERHGVAATFFICGRDAERHPESIQSILAAGHEIAHHGYTHISPTVLSLEEETIEIKRGLKALQDLGAEVAGYRSPSWDFSDKTLDLLQSHGFEYSSNLLDDIVPYRHASHDLVELPVSWILDDAPHFWFANDTWEKTIRSPREVLDVWLPEIDGIASLGGHVMLTMHPMIIGRPSRLEMLNSVLAHLATTGAWIRTARETAQLVSGRVP from the coding sequence GTGAGCTTTGACTTCGACGCAGAAGAGGTATGGGTTGGCGAAAACCCTGAAAACGCCTGCAGACCGGGCGTCCTGTCCCAAGGGGCTTACGGCCCGAAGGTCGCCATGCCCCTGATCCTGGACCTGCTCGAGCGGCACGGTGTCGCCGCCACTTTTTTCATATGCGGCCGCGATGCCGAGCGTCACCCGGAATCCATCCAATCAATTCTGGCGGCGGGCCACGAAATCGCCCATCACGGCTATACGCATATATCGCCGACCGTGCTGTCCCTCGAGGAGGAAACTATCGAGATCAAGCGTGGGCTCAAAGCATTGCAGGACCTAGGAGCAGAGGTTGCAGGTTACCGTTCGCCCTCATGGGACTTCAGCGACAAGACGCTCGACCTACTGCAATCCCACGGGTTTGAATACTCCTCCAATCTGTTGGACGACATCGTCCCCTACCGTCACGCCTCACATGATCTTGTTGAACTGCCCGTGTCGTGGATCCTGGACGATGCGCCGCACTTCTGGTTCGCAAACGATACATGGGAGAAGACGATACGGTCCCCGCGAGAAGTGTTGGACGTCTGGCTTCCCGAGATTGACGGCATCGCCTCACTGGGAGGTCATGTCATGCTCACCATGCACCCAATGATCATTGGACGACCCTCCCGACTTGAGATGCTAAATTCCGTGCTTGCACATCTAGCCACCACGGGTGCCTGGATCCGAACCGCCCGGGAAACTGCCCAACTGGTAAGCGGACGAGTCCCATGA
- a CDS encoding PDDEXK nuclease domain-containing protein, which produces MRNSRAQALRTVNTQLIGLYWSIGRDILQRQDVEGWGSGIIARLAEDLRAEFPEMKGLSRSNLFYMRGFAAGWPEPIVQQPVGQLPWGHITVLLDKLETAESRNWYAAAAVEYGWSRNVLLNMIMGQAMERTGSAPSNFTEVLPAPGSELAQQAAKDPYNFEFLGLTGEVAERDLEQRLTDRIVENLRELGPGFAFVGRQVHLEVGGDDFYIDLLFFHVEQLRYYVFELKTGRFQAEYAGKLNFYVAVVDDLMKREFHHETVGILICGSKNDHTVRYSLGRSTSPMAVSAYTYEQLPAEDKALMPGEDQLTAALDQLPDD; this is translated from the coding sequence GTGCGCAATTCGCGGGCGCAGGCGTTGCGCACAGTGAATACGCAGTTGATCGGGCTGTACTGGTCGATCGGCCGGGACATTTTGCAGCGTCAGGATGTCGAGGGCTGGGGGAGTGGCATCATCGCCCGCCTCGCCGAAGACCTCCGAGCCGAGTTTCCGGAAATGAAGGGCCTGTCCCGAAGCAATCTCTTCTATATGCGGGGTTTTGCTGCCGGCTGGCCGGAGCCAATTGTCCAACAGCCTGTTGGACAATTGCCGTGGGGCCACATCACCGTGCTGCTGGACAAGCTCGAGACAGCCGAATCCAGAAACTGGTACGCCGCAGCGGCAGTGGAGTACGGGTGGTCGCGGAACGTGCTGCTGAATATGATTATGGGCCAGGCGATGGAGCGCACTGGATCCGCGCCCTCGAATTTTACGGAGGTGCTGCCGGCGCCGGGGTCGGAGCTGGCGCAGCAGGCAGCGAAAGACCCGTACAACTTTGAGTTCCTGGGCCTGACCGGTGAAGTCGCCGAGCGTGATCTGGAGCAGCGGCTGACCGACCGGATCGTGGAGAACCTGCGTGAGCTTGGACCGGGATTCGCGTTTGTCGGACGGCAAGTGCATCTGGAGGTCGGCGGTGACGACTTCTACATCGACCTGCTGTTCTTCCACGTCGAGCAGCTGCGGTACTACGTATTCGAGCTGAAGACGGGTCGATTCCAGGCCGAGTACGCCGGCAAACTGAATTTCTACGTCGCCGTCGTCGATGACCTGATGAAGCGCGAGTTCCACCACGAGACGGTTGGGATCCTGATCTGCGGCAGCAAAAACGACCACACGGTCCGCTACAGTCTGGGCCGGTCGACCTCGCCGATGGCGGTCTCGGCGTACACCTACGAGCAGCTGCCGGCCGAGGACAAAGCCCTCATGCCCGGCGAAGACCAGCTCACGGCCGCGCTGGACCAGCTGCCGGACGACTAA